From the genome of Hyphobacterium sp. CCMP332:
CCTCATCTGGGAGCGCCATCACCGGCATTTACAGGGCTTCACCCTAAAGCAGGCCTTTTGGCTGAGGCAAAGCCTGCTGGCTCACTGTCATGGCATCCGACTGACCCAGCCTGACTACCTGAAATCCCTGATCAAACCTTTGAGGCCGTATGCGCACGCCTTCTTTAATGGGCTGGAGCCTGTGCTGCGTAGCACGCCCGACATGCAAAGCCGTCCCAAGCGCATCCTTGCTCTGGGGGCTTTGAAGAACCCAAACAAGAACGGGCTCATGGCAGCTGAAGCTTTCCTGCAATCTGGGCTGTGGAAAAAGGGATGGATGTTGCAATTTCATGGTCACAACGCCCAGCCTGACGCGCTAAACGCGCTACAGGGACAGCCGGGCGGTGAAGCCATCTATATGGAAGCCGAAGTTGAGGATCTGCCCGCCCTGTTTGATCAGGCCCGCTTATTGTGCCTGCCGTCAAAAGAAGAGGGCCTGCCGAATGTCATTGTGGAAGCATTTTCCAATGGCGTACCCGTTATCGGATTTCAGGACTGTGAGGGAACCCGTCAAATCCTTCAACGCTCGAAGGCAGGGCGGCTGGTGCGCACGATGAGCCCCGATGCTCTGGCTACGGACTTAAAGGCTTTGGCAACGGACACAGCTGAGTTGGACTCACTCTCACGTGCGGCGACACGGTTTGCCCGCGCTCACCTCACGCGTCTCCGGTTTGAGAAAAACTGGCTGACTCTGATTGAAACCGCCTTTGCACAAAATTCTGAGTGCTCTTTGAAAGCCCCCCTGATCACGAGCCTGACAGACCTCCTCGCCTCTCACCTTCAAATGCTCAGGGAGCTGAGTTTTCCCGTGGACGCTTACTCTCCGGTAGAGGCCGGCGGCTGACATGTGAAAAGTGCCAACTGGTAACAATTCTCTGACACTCCAAACCAGCACTGGACTGTCATACCGCTTTGCAGTAGCCAAGCACGACTTTTCAGTTTGGGAGTAAGGGGCCGTGACGCACAAAGAATTTTTCAAAGGCCGTACAGTCTGTGTGACTGGAGCCGTTGGCACCGTGGGTCGCGCCCTGGTCGATCAATTGCTGAAATATGACGTCGAGCGCGTCATCGCGATTGATAACAATGAAAGTGAACTTTTCTTCCTAGGCACTGATTATGCCAAGGACAACCGTCTGGTGTCCTTCCTTCTGGATATCAGTGACACCTCTCACCTTTATCGTCGTTTGATCGGTGTCGATTACGTCATCCATGCAGCGGCTTTCAAGCATGTGCCCTTGTGTGAGCAATCTCCCGTCTCTGCTGTTCGCAATAACATCACCGGCACCCAATCAGTGATCGATGCGGCCCGTCGCGCCAATGTGAAAAAAGTTCTGTTCACATCCTCCGACAAGGCGGTGAACCCGACCAATGTCATGGGGACGTCCAAGCTGATGGGTGAGCGCCTGATCACGGCCGCCAATCTCGACAGCTCCAATAACCGCACGAAATTCGCTTCGACACGGTTTGGCAATGTGATCGGTTCACGCGGGTCTGTTTTCCCGATCTTCCGCGACCAGATCAAGAAACGCCAACCCATTACCCTCACTCATCCTGACATGACCCGCTTCATGATGACACTCGATGAGTCCGTGCGTCTGGTGCTGAACTCTTTGGCTCTGATGGTCGGCGGCGAAGTCTTCGTCACCAAGATGCCGGTTGTCTGTATCAAGGACTTTGCCGAAGCTCTGGTGGATTACTACGCCAAGCAAGACGGGTTTGACCGCAAAGAGGTAGACATCCATGTCATTGGCCTGCGTCCGGGTGAAAAACTGTTTGAAGAGCTGACCACGAGTGAAGAGGTCAATCGCTCTTATGAAATCGACGATTTCATCGTTGTGCTGCCGGGCTTCAAAGTCATCTATGAAGACTTTGATTTCACGACTTACAAGGAGCGCGGGGAGCCTTCGACTGAAGTCTATGACAGTTCCAAGCGGGCAAAGCTTGATAACGAGGCCTCCTTAGCCCTCGTGCGTGAAGCGGGCTTGATCACTTAATCACACACCAAATCAAAGCCATATCGGCAAAGCTGAAACGAAATTACGGGGCAAATTCGATGCGTATTCTAATTCTTGGGGCCGATGGCTATCTGGGTTGGCCAACAGCGATGCATTTCGCGGCGCAAGGTCATGAGGTTATCGCTGTTGATAACTATCTGCGGCGCCTGATCGCTCAACAGACTTCATCCGAGCCATTGTTCGAGACACCAAACCTCGATGACCGGGCCAAGCTGTTCAAAGCTGAGCACGGCAAGTCCATCGATGTTGAGATTGGCGATTTGGCCGATCTGCGCTGGTGTGACAATCTGTTTGCCAAGCACAAGCCTGATGTGGTTGTTCACTATGCAGAGCAGCCTTCAGCGCCTTATTCCATGCGCGGCCTTGATGAGGCTGAGATGACGATGAAAAACAATCTGGGCGTCACTTTCAACGTGATCTGGGGCATGCTCAACCACTGCCCCGATGCCCACCTGGTCAAGCTCGGCACCATGGGTGAATACGGAACGCCCAATATCGATATCGAAGAAGGCTGGATTGATGTGGAGCACAAGGGTCGCTCACAGAAATTCCTCTATCCTCGTCAGGCGGGCAGCCTCTATCATACTACTAAAGTGCTCGATACCGACCTGTTATGGTTCTATGTGCGCCTGTATGGCCTGCGCGTGACCGATCTGATGCAGGGTCCGGTTTACGGTCTGGAAACTGCCGAGGCAGAGGCCAATGAGTGCCTGATGCCGAACTTCCACTATGACGATATCTTCGGCACGGTTGTGAACCGCTTCCTGGTACAAGCCATCGCCGGCGTGCCTTTGACGGTTTATGGCAAGGGCGGACAGACCCGCGGCTATCTGAACCTGAAAGACACGCTGAACTGCGTCGACCTGGCCTCCAACAATGCCGCCGACAAAGGTGAGCTTCGCATCTTCAACCAGTTCACCGAGCAATTCTCGGTCAATGAATTGGCCGATCGGGTTCATGCGGCGGGCAAGCGCGTTGGCCTGGACGTGAAGGTCAAGTCCATTCCAAACCCACGCAAGGAATTGGAAGATCACTATTACAACGCTAAAAGCACCGGCCTGCTTGAACTGGGTCTGAAGCCCAACTTCATGACAGAAGATGTTCTGGTGCGCATGCTTGAAACCATTATGTCACACAAAGACCGGATTGATGAGAGCAAAATCTTGCCACGCGTCAAATGGAATGGTTAAGTAAGACCCAGTAGAGGGGGGCTCGCAGGTCCGAGCGGG
Proteins encoded in this window:
- a CDS encoding polysaccharide biosynthesis protein — translated: MGRALVDQLLKYDVERVIAIDNNESELFFLGTDYAKDNRLVSFLLDISDTSHLYRRLIGVDYVIHAAAFKHVPLCEQSPVSAVRNNITGTQSVIDAARRANVKKVLFTSSDKAVNPTNVMGTSKLMGERLITAANLDSSNNRTKFASTRFGNVIGSRGSVFPIFRDQIKKRQPITLTHPDMTRFMMTLDESVRLVLNSLALMVGGEVFVTKMPVVCIKDFAEALVDYYAKQDGFDRKEVDIHVIGLRPGEKLFEELTTSEEVNRSYEIDDFIVVLPGFKVIYEDFDFTTYKERGEPSTEVYDSSKRAKLDNEASLALVREAGLIT
- a CDS encoding glycosyltransferase produces the protein MKLALAIPDFLHAQGGAEKVAARLACLLAKEDHEVTVFCQPADTSAPPYILSETVHIQPVAFEDAENWQPYKGQFDGLIAFVMGGLHAECHLIARWLGAPLIMQECTNPLRMVRLIWERHHRHLQGFTLKQAFWLRQSLLAHCHGIRLTQPDYLKSLIKPLRPYAHAFFNGLEPVLRSTPDMQSRPKRILALGALKNPNKNGLMAAEAFLQSGLWKKGWMLQFHGHNAQPDALNALQGQPGGEAIYMEAEVEDLPALFDQARLLCLPSKEEGLPNVIVEAFSNGVPVIGFQDCEGTRQILQRSKAGRLVRTMSPDALATDLKALATDTAELDSLSRAATRFARAHLTRLRFEKNWLTLIETAFAQNSECSLKAPLITSLTDLLASHLQMLRELSFPVDAYSPVEAGG
- a CDS encoding NAD-dependent epimerase/dehydratase family protein, giving the protein MRILILGADGYLGWPTAMHFAAQGHEVIAVDNYLRRLIAQQTSSEPLFETPNLDDRAKLFKAEHGKSIDVEIGDLADLRWCDNLFAKHKPDVVVHYAEQPSAPYSMRGLDEAEMTMKNNLGVTFNVIWGMLNHCPDAHLVKLGTMGEYGTPNIDIEEGWIDVEHKGRSQKFLYPRQAGSLYHTTKVLDTDLLWFYVRLYGLRVTDLMQGPVYGLETAEAEANECLMPNFHYDDIFGTVVNRFLVQAIAGVPLTVYGKGGQTRGYLNLKDTLNCVDLASNNAADKGELRIFNQFTEQFSVNELADRVHAAGKRVGLDVKVKSIPNPRKELEDHYYNAKSTGLLELGLKPNFMTEDVLVRMLETIMSHKDRIDESKILPRVKWNG